From Microcoleus sp. FACHB-672, a single genomic window includes:
- a CDS encoding DNA cytosine methyltransferase — MNGTTRPIGVDLFAGAGGMTLGFEQAGFDVLAAVELDPIHCATHEFNFPFCSVLCQSVADTNADEIRNLSAIGNREIDVVFGGPPCQGFSLIGKRALDDPRNSLVFHFLRLVLDLKPKYFVMENVRGLTLGKHQKFLEEIIEKFRLNDYEIEENYKVLNAAYYGVPQNRERLFLLGCKKGLTLPRYPQVITYPATLSGKNSSKLSMFPACPTVWDAIGDLPEVEDYPELLSKDWVIAEYGKPSQYSGQLRNPYPIEDDYSYRRPFNSQLLTSSLGTQHTLESIKRFAGTVAGKIEPISRFHKLAPQGICNTLRAGTASNRGAFTSPRPIHPFTPRCITVREAARLHSYPDWFRFHVTKWHGCRQIGNSVPPLLAKAVASEIIHVLNVPLQKPAEIWQMGEEKLLQLNMSQAAKLYGVNSQVIEPRTKSKR; from the coding sequence ATGAACGGAACGACCCGTCCAATCGGTGTTGATTTGTTTGCCGGCGCGGGCGGCATGACTTTGGGATTTGAACAAGCAGGATTTGATGTACTAGCTGCGGTGGAACTTGATCCCATTCATTGCGCGACTCACGAGTTCAATTTCCCGTTTTGCTCAGTTTTGTGCCAGAGTGTTGCCGATACAAATGCAGACGAAATCAGAAATTTATCTGCAATAGGAAATCGCGAGATTGATGTTGTGTTCGGTGGCCCTCCCTGTCAAGGATTTTCTCTAATTGGCAAAAGGGCACTCGATGATCCTCGCAACTCCCTCGTTTTTCACTTTCTGCGGCTGGTTTTAGATCTCAAACCGAAATATTTTGTGATGGAAAACGTGCGAGGTCTCACCCTCGGAAAGCATCAGAAATTCTTGGAGGAGATTATAGAGAAATTTAGATTAAATGATTATGAAATAGAAGAAAATTATAAAGTTCTTAATGCCGCTTACTATGGCGTCCCCCAAAATCGGGAAAGATTGTTTCTTTTGGGATGTAAAAAAGGCTTAACTTTACCGCGATACCCTCAAGTGATTACCTACCCTGCAACATTAAGCGGTAAAAATTCCAGCAAATTATCTATGTTTCCCGCTTGCCCTACCGTCTGGGATGCGATAGGAGACTTACCGGAAGTCGAAGATTACCCAGAATTGCTCAGCAAAGATTGGGTGATTGCAGAGTATGGAAAGCCGAGTCAATATAGCGGTCAACTTCGTAATCCTTACCCTATAGAGGATGATTACTCCTACCGGCGACCATTTAATTCGCAACTGCTGACTTCTAGTTTGGGCACACAACATACCCTGGAATCCATCAAAAGATTCGCCGGCACCGTTGCCGGTAAAATAGAGCCAATCAGTCGCTTCCATAAGCTTGCTCCGCAAGGCATTTGCAATACACTAAGAGCCGGCACGGCAAGCAATCGCGGCGCTTTCACCTCTCCTCGACCTATTCATCCATTCACGCCGCGATGTATTACGGTACGGGAGGCAGCGCGGTTGCACTCATACCCCGACTGGTTTAGATTCCATGTGACAAAGTGGCACGGCTGCCGGCAAATAGGCAACTCGGTGCCACCTTTATTAGCGAAAGCTGTGGCATCAGAGATTATCCATGTTTTAAATGTACCCCTGCAGAAGCCGGCAGAAATTTGGCAAATGGGAGAAGAAAAGTTACTCCAACTCAATATGTCTCAAGCAGCTAAGCTTTACGGTGTAAATTCACAAGTCATAGAACCGAGAACCAAGAGCAAAAGGTAA